The genomic window TGTCGATCTGGAAGTTCCGGACGCTGCCGAAGTACCAGAACCGGTCGCGCACGAGCGGCCCGCCGTGCACGAGGTTCATGTCGTACATCATCGAGATGCCCTCGGTAGAGGTGACGCCGCGGTTCTGCACCTCCTGCGAGAGGCTCTCGAGACCGTCGCGCTGCAGGCTGTCGTGGCTGCCGCCGAACCAGAGCTGACCGCTCTGCTGGTTGCCTCCCTCGCGCGGGACCATGTTGATGCGCACGCCGCCGCCCGAGGTCTCGGCGCTCATGCCGCTGGTCTCGTACACCATCTCCTGGTTCGCCAGGTGGTTGTGGTAGCTCTGGACGGCCCCGTCGCCGCCGATGCTGTTCATGTTCTGACCGTCGACCTGGATCGTCACCTGCGACGGGCTCATCCCGTGCACCGACATGTAGGTCTGCTGGGCCGCCGTCGTCAGCCCCACCTCCGGGCGGTTCATCTTGATGCCGGTGATGAGCTGCGCCGTCGACTGCAGCGTGTTGCCGGTCGGAATGGCGTCGAGGATCTCGCGGTCGAGCACCTCGGCCCGGGCCGTCGACTGGACGTCGACCAGCGGCGCCTGGCCGGAGACGGTGACCGTCTCCTCGAGCGCGCCCACCGACAGCTCGGCGTTGACGGTCGCCGTGAAGTCGGCCGGCAGGTCCTGCCCCTCGACCACGACGGTCGAGAAGCCCGGCAGGCTGAACGTCAGCGTGTAGACGCCCGGCCGCAGGTCGATCAGCGTGTACCGGCCCGCCCCGTCGCTGAACGCGATGCGGCTCCCTTCGATGAGCGCCGGGCTCGCCGCCTCGACGGTGACGCCGGGCAGGATGCCGCCGGTGTTGTCGGTCACCAGCCCGGTGATGGTCTGGGCCGTCGCCGTGCCCGCTCCCACCGACAGGGCCAGCAGCGCAGCGACGACCGTGCGTGAACGTCTCATGGTTGTCCTCCTCGACGCGGATGCGGAGAATTCAGGGCCGGAGACCTCGACGGCGCCGGCCCCTCTCGACCGCGCGGCCAACACCCGCACCGACCCGCCTCCCCACGCGGACCGGAACGCGCCGATGTCCCGCATCCCGACATCGTCGTCCGCGGCGGCCTGCCATCGCCTTGCGGGTTAGCAAGGACGATGCCACCCGGGCGCAGATCGGCGCCGGGTCGCTTCGGCGCCGCCGCAGTGAGCCCTTACTTCGCCTGGTGCGCTTCTCGCGCGCACTGTGGCGTCGTGTCGGCGCCGTTCGGATCCAATGCGTGGTAGCGGGGGATCCAAGAATCGGTAGGAACGGGCCGGACGCCGTCGCGCGTCACGACCCGGCCGCCGCACCCGCGAGCCGCCGGGCCTCCTCGACCCAGCCGTGGTAGGTCTTCCGCAGGTCGACGAGGAAGGCCCGCACCCGCTCCCGATCGCGGGGGTCGGGCAGGACGTCGGACACCCTGAACGGACGCTTGATCACCGCCGCGCAGACCGTCGAGTGAATCCGCCGGTCGAAGTGCGCGACGGCGACGGGCACGATCAGCGGCTCGGGCTCCACGCTCGCGGCCAGACGGAAGGCGCCCGGCTTGAACGGGCCCGGCGAGTCTTCGGTCCAGTAGCTCGTCCCCTCCGGGCTGAGAATCAGGTTGGTGCCGGCCCGCAGGTAGCCGCCCGCGGTCTCGAAGAACTCGTTCTGGCGCGTCTGGCGCTCCTCCGGCGTCTCCTCGATCCGGTCGGACTCGTGCGTGTAGACGGCGATGTGCCCCAGCCGGTCGTAGTACGCCTGGTGGCCGTACTCCGAGCCGCGGCTGTGGCGGACCACGCGGATGCCGCCGTCGCCGTAGCGCCGGTCGAGGATCATCGCGCTGACGAAGTGCGAGTCCAGCGTGAGCTGGAAGTTGTTGGGCAGCGTGTTGTGCTCGTGGTTCTTCAGGTGGTTGAAGATGAAGATCTGGCCGGCGGCCGGCGGCAGGTTCTCCTCTCCTTCGACGACATAGCGCACGCGGCGGAACGCCTGCTGGAACCCGCGCGCGCAGAGCTTGCGGACGTCGCGGGCCGGCATCTGCTCGGGCGCGGTCACCACGGCGTGATAGACGCGGCGCAGCGCCTCGAAGAACTCGTGCTCGCGCCTCACGTCGCGCAGCATCTCCTGGCACAGCTCCGCCAGGCTGCGCTCGAGGGCGTCGCCGCGGCCCGCCATGCGTTCGATGATCGCGAAGGCCTCGCCCACGGTGAGCTGGCTCCCGAGCAGGTGCGGCACGGTGTGCAGGGGCGAGTGGACGCTCAGTTGCGTGCAACTCTGCTCGAGCAGGTTGCCGACGGCCAGCCGCTCTTTCTCGAAGCGGCGCGAGATGAACAGGGCGCGCGCGGCGCGCAGATGCATGGACGCCAGCCACAGCACGCGGCGCACCAGCGCCAGAGCCAGCGACGGATCGTCCCGCAGGACCTGACCCAACCGCTCGGTATCGATGCGATAGACGGTGCAGTCGCGCGTCGCGACCACGGACGCGCCGTGCGCATCCACCCCCGGCAGCCCCGCTATCGCGACGACCGAGCCGGGCTCGGAGATCGTTCGCAACGCGAACGCCTCGTCCGTCGAGGGCGGGCTGTAGTTCAACGCGACGCGGCCGGTGGCCAGCACCCACAGGCCGGACTCGGGACTCCCCTGCTGCACTATCGGCTCGCCGCGGCAGAAATAGCGGCTCTCGACGGCGCCGGCGAACAGCCGCAACTGCTCCTCGTCGAGCGGGGCGAAGAAGGCCGACCGTCGCAGCAGCTCGATCAGTGGGGGCGGGGCCCGGTTGTAGGCCTCCTCTTCTCCTTCATCCTGCAGCGCCCGCGCGAAGTTCACCGGCGTCTGCGAGTAGGCG from Acidobacteriota bacterium includes these protein-coding regions:
- a CDS encoding cyclic nucleotide-binding domain-containing protein, with the protein product MDVTSVTNATRECIASVRARSSWLDGDGELPWDRLAALAEERRFAADGVLTRQFAPARHLFLVAEGTVRFQLRLEEGNEDLDVGERSTPWTAVGWSGFRDLRRYATTVVCTRACRTLRFEHGPLAALFEEEPRLGVVFLEGILRQCFERLADMRARLTAYSQTPVNFARALQDEGEEEAYNRAPPPLIELLRRSAFFAPLDEEQLRLFAGAVESRYFCRGEPIVQQGSPESGLWVLATGRVALNYSPPSTDEAFALRTISEPGSVVAIAGLPGVDAHGASVVATRDCTVYRIDTERLGQVLRDDPSLALALVRRVLWLASMHLRAARALFISRRFEKERLAVGNLLEQSCTQLSVHSPLHTVPHLLGSQLTVGEAFAIIERMAGRGDALERSLAELCQEMLRDVRREHEFFEALRRVYHAVVTAPEQMPARDVRKLCARGFQQAFRRVRYVVEGEENLPPAAGQIFIFNHLKNHEHNTLPNNFQLTLDSHFVSAMILDRRYGDGGIRVVRHSRGSEYGHQAYYDRLGHIAVYTHESDRIEETPEERQTRQNEFFETAGGYLRAGTNLILSPEGTSYWTEDSPGPFKPGAFRLAASVEPEPLIVPVAVAHFDRRIHSTVCAAVIKRPFRVSDVLPDPRDRERVRAFLVDLRKTYHGWVEEARRLAGAAAGS
- a CDS encoding carboxypeptidase regulatory-like domain-containing protein, with the protein product MRDIGAFRSAWGGGSVRVLAARSRGAGAVEVSGPEFSASASRRTTMRRSRTVVAALLALSVGAGTATAQTITGLVTDNTGGILPGVTVEAASPALIEGSRIAFSDGAGRYTLIDLRPGVYTLTFSLPGFSTVVVEGQDLPADFTATVNAELSVGALEETVTVSGQAPLVDVQSTARAEVLDREILDAIPTGNTLQSTAQLITGIKMNRPEVGLTTAAQQTYMSVHGMSPSQVTIQVDGQNMNSIGGDGAVQSYHNHLANQEMVYETSGMSAETSGGGVRINMVPREGGNQQSGQLWFGGSHDSLQRDGLESLSQEVQNRGVTSTEGISMMYDMNLVHGGPLVRDRFWYFGSVRNFQIDKKVTNSFWRFDPNGSVPNNWYYAAPRWFDPDPQKLDGTNGTERIPGVDENTISSALLRLTFQASQNNKFSAHIDRVFKERYANHGSNDDIATAGRWQGSPIYYTGSAKWTSTLSSRLLLEAGYSTNVENWNQQDPPGGVNALGQDLTQDRAAGWLPCHATPCFEN